One Coregonus clupeaformis isolate EN_2021a chromosome 33, ASM2061545v1, whole genome shotgun sequence DNA window includes the following coding sequences:
- the LOC123482461 gene encoding putative nuclease HARBI1 codes for MAALALLEDIFNGQIRRERVFRDHSDFLAHDDDWLISRFRFPRAILLELCAELGPNLERETVRSHALPVPLQVLTTLGFLATGSFQRELADRSGISQSCLSRAMPPVWDGIIRLSTRYITFPYDAGDQPNIKAQFAAIAGFPNVIGAIDCTHIAIKAPSEDEFAYVNRKHFHSINVQIICDAQMRLTNIVARWPGSTHDSYILTNSMVGMRLQAGRVRDGWLLGDSGYPLKTWLLTPLTNPQTDRERRYNDAHSRTRSVVERAIGQLKCRWRCLDRTGGCCYTALTRFAASYWPVECCTMSRTGMAYPLVRWGHRQMTLTQDQYMCSTINKPFRPVNV; via the exons ATGGCAGCTTTGGCTTTATTAGAAGACATTTTCAATGGACAAATCCGGAGAGAACGAGTTTTTAGGGACCACAGTGATTTTCTGGCCCACGACGATGACTGGCTCATCAGCCGTTTCAGATTTCCAAGGGCTATACTCTTGGAGCTCTGCGCTGAGTTGGGTCCGAATTtggaaagagagacagtgaggagccACGCATTACCCGTTCCTTTACAGGTGCTTACTACACTTGGTTTCCTAGCAACCGGTTCTTTCCAAAGAGAACTGGCAGACCGCTCAGGAATAAGCCAGTCGTGTTTGAGCCGTGCAATGCCACCTGTATGGGACGGCATCATCCGCTTGTCTACCAGGTATATAACGTTCCCATACGATGCAGGTGACCAGCCAAACATCAAAGCGCAATTTGCAGCGATAGCCGGTTTTCCTAATGTAATCGGAGCGATCGACTGCACACATATTGCTATAAAGGCGCCATCTGAAGACGAATTTGCATATGTGAATCGGAAACATTTCcattcaataaatgtgcagattATATGTGATGCACAAATGCGCCTAACAAATATTGTGGCAAGGTGGCCTGGGTCAACCCATGATTCATATATCCTTACAAACAGCATGGTTGGGATGAGACTCCAAGCTGGCAGGGTGCGCGATGGGTGGCTACTTG GAGACAGTGGTTATCCACTAAAGACGTGGCTGTTAACCCCCCTCACCAACCCACAAACTGACCGAGAGCGCAGATACAATGATGCCCATTCCCGCACTCGGTCAGTTGTGGAGCGAGCGATTGGGCAGCTGAAATGTCGGTGGCGCTGCCTTGACAGGACCGGGGGATGCTGTTATACCGCCCTGACAAGGTTTGCCGCATCATACTGGCCTGTGGAGTGCTGCACAATGTCGCGCACAGGCATGGCATACCCCTTGGTGAGGTGGGGGCACCGCCAGATGACCCTGACCCAGGACCAGTATATGTGCAGCACAATCAACAAGCCATTCAGGCCCGTCAACGTGTAA